The Glycine soja cultivar W05 chromosome 8, ASM419377v2, whole genome shotgun sequence genome has a window encoding:
- the LOC114422095 gene encoding uncharacterized protein LOC114422095 — translation MKKHTRLVSSLSLSLSIYLIFLSLKSSVRTCTAMATEVSSLIRVMGGGYKEEQHRTVGNESHGEKSTALITRDLLGGSSTESQELDLDLQVPSGWEKRLDLQSGKVYLQKCNTTIGFPPISEHNKLNAKPAGPKLQDLNFPSSSPSNVLLNLFDETSLDLKLVSSTLPSSNNYQSVCTLDKVKSALERAEKEPIVRKRTSFLKSPLSVSSPSYSSSSSSIRETTIQEDECEERLNVSSSPMAAGCPGCLSYVMIMKNNPKCPRCNSLVPIPSMKKPRIDLNISI, via the exons ATGAAGAAACACACTCGTTTGGTttcatctctttctctttctctctctatctatcttatttttctctctctaaaatccTCTGTGAGAACGTGCACAGCAATGGCTACAGAGGTAAGCTCTCTGATTAGGGTGATGGGTGGCGGCTACAAGGAGGAGCAGCATCGGACTGTGGGGAATGAGTCACACGGTGAGAAATCAACGGCTCTCATTACTCGGGACTTGCTCGGTGGGTCCTCGACTGAATCACAGGAATTGGACCTCGATTTGCAGGTTCCTAGTGGCTGGGAGAAGAGACTCGACCTTCAG TCAGGAAAAGTCTATCTCCAAAAGTGCAACACCACAATAGGCTTTCCACCAATCTCTGAACACAACAAGCTGAATGCAAAGCCAGCAGGGCCAAAACTCCAAGACCTAAACTTCCCATCATCATCCCCCTCCAATGTGCTATTGAACCTCTTTGATGAAACAAGTTTGGACCTTAAATTGGTCTCATCCACACTCCCCTCAAGCAACAACTACCAGAGTGTGTGCACCCTTGACAAGGTCAAGTCAGCACTAGAAAGGGCAGAGAAAGAGCCTATTGTCAGGAAAAGAACCTCATTCTTGAAGTCACCTCTCTCGGTGTCGTCGCCTTCGTATTCCTCCTCGTCGTCGTCGATTAGGGAAACCACAATTCAAGAAGATGAATGTGAAGAGAGGCTGAATGTTTCATCATCACCTATGGCTGCAGGGTGCCCTGGTTGCTTATCATATGTAATGATCATGAAGAACAACCCTAAGTGTCCTAGGTGTAACTCTCTTGTTCCTATTCCTTCCATGAAGAAACCTAGGATTGACCTCAACATATCAATTTAA